The following coding sequences lie in one Paenibacillus durus ATCC 35681 genomic window:
- the glgA gene encoding glycogen synthase GlgA — MKVLFAAAEGHPFIKTGGLADVIGALPKALKEAGVDVRVIMPKYRGIPEKYRSQMEPVKVIEVPVGWRNQYCGIEQLIYEGVPVYFIDNEYYFGRDGIYGYLDDAERFAFYNRAVLEVLPSIDFQPDVLHCHDWHAAIIPMLLEGHYRSNPFYSNIRTVFTIHNLLYQGVFPYEVLGDLLGLNGSYFPGVEYYGNVNFLKGGIVYSDHVTTVSPTYAEEIRTPHFGYGLDGLLNARADHLSGIVNGIDTKAYDPAIDSKIFTKYKNNLNKKTENKIGLQQELGLPVAPHIPLVGMVTRLVDSKGLDLVTRVLDEMLYFDTVQFVVLGTGDEAYERWFREAAWRYPTKLSAQIRFSDELSRKIYAASDLFLMPSKFEPCGISQLLALRYGSIPVVRETGGLNDTVHSYNEETGEGNGFTFTNYNAHDMMNTLRRGISFYNKPEHWKRLTRNAFKGDYSWDVSAEEYIDIYQKITGQG; from the coding sequence ATGAAAGTGCTGTTTGCTGCTGCGGAAGGCCATCCGTTTATCAAAACGGGAGGCCTTGCCGACGTAATCGGGGCGCTGCCGAAAGCGCTGAAGGAAGCCGGAGTGGACGTAAGAGTCATTATGCCGAAGTACCGGGGGATTCCCGAGAAATACCGCTCGCAAATGGAGCCTGTCAAGGTAATCGAGGTGCCAGTAGGCTGGCGGAATCAATACTGCGGAATTGAGCAGCTCATTTATGAAGGTGTGCCTGTCTATTTTATAGACAATGAATACTACTTCGGCCGCGACGGCATATACGGATATCTGGACGACGCGGAGCGGTTCGCTTTTTACAACAGGGCCGTTCTGGAAGTGCTCCCGTCGATTGATTTCCAGCCGGATGTGCTGCACTGCCATGATTGGCACGCCGCCATCATTCCTATGCTTCTTGAAGGGCATTACCGCAGCAATCCGTTCTACAGCAACATCCGTACCGTATTCACCATACATAATCTGCTGTACCAGGGCGTGTTTCCCTATGAGGTTCTGGGCGATCTGCTCGGCCTGAACGGCAGCTATTTTCCCGGGGTTGAATACTACGGCAATGTTAATTTCCTTAAAGGCGGCATCGTATATAGCGATCATGTGACGACGGTCAGTCCGACCTATGCGGAGGAGATCAGAACGCCTCACTTTGGTTACGGTCTGGACGGCCTGCTGAATGCCCGCGCCGATCACTTGAGCGGTATTGTCAATGGCATTGATACGAAGGCCTATGATCCGGCAATCGACTCGAAGATCTTCACGAAATACAAGAATAATCTGAACAAGAAGACCGAGAACAAAATCGGCTTGCAGCAGGAACTCGGTCTCCCAGTAGCGCCGCATATCCCGCTTGTAGGCATGGTCACTCGCTTAGTCGATTCGAAGGGCCTTGACCTGGTGACCCGGGTGCTGGATGAAATGCTGTATTTCGACACCGTCCAGTTTGTCGTCCTTGGAACGGGGGATGAAGCATACGAGCGCTGGTTCCGCGAAGCCGCATGGCGTTATCCGACCAAGCTGTCTGCGCAGATCCGGTTCAGCGATGAGCTGTCGCGCAAAATCTATGCCGCAAGCGATTTGTTCCTGATGCCGTCAAAGTTCGAACCGTGCGGAATCAGCCAATTGCTCGCCCTGCGGTATGGTAGCATTCCGGTTGTCAGGGAAACGGGGGGGCTGAACGATACCGTTCACTCCTACAACGAGGAAACGGGGGAAGGGAACGGCTTCACCTTTACCAATTATAACGCTCATGATATGATGAACACCCTGCGCCGGGGGATATCCTTCTATAACAAGCCCGAGCATTGGAAACGCTTGACCCGCAACGCTTTTAAGGGGGATTACAGCTGGGATGTATCGGCGGAGGAGTACATCGATATCTATCAGAAGATTACCGGGCAGGGATAA
- the glgB gene encoding 1,4-alpha-glucan branching protein GlgB translates to MPSPEDIYLFHEGTHYRSYRMLGAHLSVEEGVPGVRFSVWAPHATYVGLACDRNGWDGSREEDSLYKIPDSGIWTHFFPEIAQGTFYKYRIIGQDGSSFLKADPYGFQAEVRPDTASVVADIEGYRWGDAAWRRKNKGSYNKPLNIYEMHMGTWRQKENIHNKEGGELYSYTEMADLLIPYLQELSYTHVEFMPLAEHPYDLSWGYQGTGYFAATSRYGEPKELMYLIDRLHQANIGVILDWVPAHFAKDDPGLRLFDGSPCYEYSDPMLAEKPGWGTLSFDFGRPEVLSFLTSNALFWYDVYHIDGMRVDAVTSMLRLDFEKQEHQFRRNVNGGFENLEAIAFLQKLNSLVFEHYPHALMMAEESSAWPLVTAPVHDGGLGFNYKWNMGWMNDTLAYVEKEFDARPYHHNLLTFPIVYAYSENYTLPLSHDEVVHGKRSLLNKMPGSYEQKFAGLRLLLAYQMTSPGKKLLFMGGEFGQFIEWKDQEELDWLLLDYESHRKMLAYTAALNKFYLEEKALWELDHSFEGYEWISADDNWQSVISYIRKGKKAGDQLIIVINFQPVERPNYRIGVPKAGTYEEVFSTERPEFGGSGASSGALKTQKQEMHNQHQCLELTLAPLSMVVLKKSGRKVKGDEPAVLEEAPKGKARTTRAKAKSEDKPADKPLESETPAKKAAPRKRKTKSDDIP, encoded by the coding sequence ATGCCGTCACCGGAGGATATTTACTTGTTTCACGAAGGTACCCATTACCGCAGTTATCGCATGCTCGGAGCGCATCTCTCCGTGGAAGAAGGAGTTCCCGGAGTGCGTTTTTCCGTATGGGCGCCCCATGCAACATATGTAGGATTGGCTTGCGATCGAAACGGCTGGGATGGAAGCCGTGAGGAAGACTCGTTATATAAGATACCCGATTCGGGGATTTGGACTCACTTTTTCCCGGAAATTGCCCAGGGAACATTTTACAAATACAGAATTATCGGCCAGGACGGCTCGAGCTTTTTGAAAGCGGACCCTTATGGGTTCCAGGCCGAAGTTCGTCCGGATACCGCGTCGGTTGTGGCCGATATTGAAGGCTACCGCTGGGGAGACGCGGCCTGGCGGCGCAAGAATAAAGGTTCTTACAATAAGCCCCTCAATATTTACGAAATGCACATGGGCACATGGAGACAGAAGGAGAATATTCATAACAAGGAAGGCGGAGAGCTGTACAGCTACACGGAAATGGCTGACCTGCTGATTCCCTATTTGCAGGAACTCAGCTATACGCATGTGGAGTTCATGCCGCTGGCGGAGCATCCATACGATCTTTCCTGGGGGTACCAGGGAACGGGCTATTTTGCCGCAACAAGCCGGTACGGAGAGCCGAAGGAGCTGATGTACCTGATCGACCGCCTGCATCAGGCGAACATCGGCGTTATTCTCGATTGGGTGCCTGCCCATTTTGCCAAGGACGATCCGGGCCTGCGCTTGTTTGACGGCTCGCCATGCTACGAGTACAGCGATCCGATGCTGGCGGAGAAGCCGGGGTGGGGAACGCTTTCTTTTGACTTCGGCAGACCGGAGGTCCTTTCGTTCCTTACTTCCAACGCCTTGTTCTGGTATGACGTGTACCATATCGACGGCATGCGTGTGGATGCGGTTACTAGTATGCTGCGCCTTGATTTTGAGAAGCAGGAGCATCAGTTTAGACGGAATGTCAACGGCGGGTTTGAGAATCTTGAGGCCATCGCTTTTTTGCAAAAATTGAACAGCCTCGTGTTTGAGCACTATCCGCATGCGTTGATGATGGCGGAGGAATCCAGCGCCTGGCCGCTCGTAACCGCTCCCGTACATGACGGCGGGCTTGGTTTCAATTACAAATGGAATATGGGCTGGATGAACGATACGCTTGCATACGTGGAGAAGGAGTTTGATGCCCGCCCCTATCATCATAATTTGCTGACATTCCCGATTGTCTACGCTTATTCGGAGAATTATACGCTGCCGCTTTCCCATGACGAGGTGGTGCATGGCAAGAGGTCGCTGCTAAACAAAATGCCCGGTTCCTATGAGCAGAAGTTCGCGGGCCTTCGGCTGCTGCTGGCTTATCAGATGACAAGCCCCGGCAAAAAGCTGCTGTTCATGGGCGGCGAATTCGGCCAGTTCATTGAATGGAAAGATCAGGAGGAGCTTGACTGGCTGCTGCTCGATTACGAGAGCCACCGGAAAATGCTGGCCTACACGGCTGCGCTCAACAAGTTCTACCTTGAGGAGAAAGCGCTTTGGGAGCTTGATCACAGCTTTGAAGGATATGAATGGATCAGTGCGGACGACAACTGGCAAAGCGTCATTTCTTATATTCGCAAAGGGAAAAAAGCCGGCGACCAGCTGATTATCGTCATCAATTTCCAGCCGGTAGAGCGGCCGAATTACCGTATTGGCGTTCCGAAAGCGGGAACCTATGAAGAGGTGTTCAGTACGGAAAGACCCGAGTTCGGCGGCTCCGGAGCGTCGTCAGGCGCTTTGAAGACACAGAAACAAGAGATGCATAATCAGCACCAATGCCTTGAATTAACCCTCGCTCCGCTCAGCATGGTGGTCCTAAAAAAGAGCGGACGAAAGGTGAAGGGGGATGAGCCAGCCGTACTAGAGGAAGCTCCAAAAGGAAAAGCTAGAACGACGCGCGCCAAAGCCAAGAGTGAGGATAAACCGGCAGACAAGCCTCTAGAGTCCGAAACGCCGGCCAAAAAAGCAGCTCCGCGCAAACGCAAAACGAAAAGCGACGATATCCCGTAG
- a CDS encoding glucose-1-phosphate adenylyltransferase codes for MGKKDCIAMLLAGGEGRRLAPLTSSMAKPAVPFGGHFRIIDFPLSNCVNSGIDTIGVLTQYEAGSLHSHIGTGEPWGLRTEQRKGVTLLPSGSEGRDSYTGTADAIYKNIPYIDNLNVENVLILSGDHIYHMDYRQMLDYHLAKNAETTISVMEVPWDEASRFGVMNVDDDLKITSFVEKPKQPESNLASMGIYIFRWDYLKAHLLKDAANKNSSHDFGKDVIPAMLRSEDPLFAFRFKGYWRDVGTVESLWEAHMDLLQRDKGWKFNNANWPMYSRSQISRPSVVRAKGPSADAECLVSEHASVEGSIQCSVIFDNVEIGKTAVVKNSVIMPGARIGKNVYIENAIIGEDALIKDGAVVKGSIDRIAVAGPRETIAPKPLILTQPSRLLQDVYEKAGTGRLRAGGLLS; via the coding sequence ATGGGTAAAAAAGATTGCATCGCCATGCTATTAGCAGGCGGGGAAGGGCGGAGGCTAGCTCCACTTACATCCAGTATGGCCAAACCGGCCGTCCCTTTCGGAGGACATTTCAGAATTATTGACTTTCCCCTCAGCAATTGTGTGAACTCGGGTATTGATACGATCGGCGTACTGACGCAATATGAAGCCGGTTCCCTTCACAGCCATATCGGTACGGGCGAGCCTTGGGGGCTCCGCACAGAACAACGTAAAGGCGTAACACTGCTGCCCTCCGGCAGTGAAGGAAGAGACAGCTATACGGGTACGGCAGATGCTATTTATAAAAATATTCCATACATCGACAATCTTAATGTAGAAAATGTGCTTATTTTGTCCGGAGACCATATTTATCATATGGATTACCGCCAAATGCTTGATTATCATCTTGCAAAAAACGCTGAAACGACTATTTCCGTCATGGAAGTTCCATGGGATGAAGCCAGCCGCTTTGGTGTCATGAATGTTGACGATGATCTGAAAATCACGAGTTTTGTCGAGAAGCCCAAACAACCGGAAAGCAATCTGGCTTCAATGGGTATTTATATCTTCCGCTGGGACTATCTTAAGGCTCACCTGCTTAAAGACGCGGCGAACAAGAATTCCAGCCATGACTTCGGCAAGGATGTAATTCCCGCCATGCTTCGAAGCGAAGATCCCCTATTCGCATTCCGTTTTAAAGGCTACTGGCGTGACGTGGGCACGGTGGAAAGCCTGTGGGAAGCTCATATGGATCTCCTGCAACGAGACAAGGGCTGGAAATTTAACAATGCGAATTGGCCTATGTACAGCCGCTCTCAAATATCCAGACCATCGGTCGTCCGGGCCAAAGGTCCATCCGCAGATGCGGAATGCCTGGTTAGCGAGCATGCCTCCGTGGAAGGCAGCATCCAATGTTCGGTTATTTTCGACAATGTTGAAATCGGTAAAACCGCCGTTGTTAAGAACAGCGTAATTATGCCCGGCGCCCGCATCGGCAAAAATGTATACATCGAAAATGCGATTATTGGGGAAGATGCCCTAATCAAAGATGGGGCTGTTGTCAAGGGAAGCATCGATCGCATCGCGGTGGCCGGACCGCGCGAGACGATTGCCCCCAAACCGCTTATCCTTACCCAGCCTTCCCGGCTGCTGCAGGATGTATACGAGAAGGCCGGTACCGGAAGACTTCGGGCCGGAGGTCTGCTCTCGTAA
- a CDS encoding GNAT family N-acetyltransferase, translating into MSLPITGDIHTSLGRLTVVRADSGMAGEVLKLLREAAQWMRDNGLTQWKPEQFKEEEILNYFDEREVYIAMQDGVAAGMFTLQFGDPQYWGRRNDESYAYLHRLAVAMPFRGAGLGGKLLKFAADTAKASGRSGLRLDTIADNVKLNRYYQSQGFRYMGTNDVGGGRLVNLYEEIETSGDQDAIRLQYFDAADFEYLKRWSVSADFLKQWAGPSLHFPVQDDELRKYLDGTNHPAESEAMVYSAVHMATDTIIGHLSLARIDRDNGSARITRVILDPEYRGKGFVRRMMAEAMRIGFESLELHRLALGVFDFNTSAIRAYEALGFRREGEHLEAARFSDRYANLIEMAMLDREWNEIKHNIM; encoded by the coding sequence ATGAGTTTGCCGATTACTGGAGATATCCACACTTCCCTGGGCAGACTGACCGTGGTTCGCGCAGACTCCGGCATGGCCGGAGAGGTCCTGAAGCTGCTGCGGGAAGCGGCGCAGTGGATGCGCGATAACGGCCTGACACAGTGGAAACCGGAGCAGTTCAAGGAAGAGGAAATCCTGAATTACTTTGACGAGCGTGAGGTCTATATCGCTATGCAAGACGGCGTGGCTGCCGGTATGTTCACCCTGCAGTTTGGAGACCCCCAGTATTGGGGACGGCGAAATGACGAGTCCTATGCCTATCTGCACAGGTTGGCAGTGGCGATGCCTTTCCGCGGGGCGGGGCTGGGCGGCAAGCTGCTGAAATTCGCCGCCGATACGGCCAAAGCATCCGGACGCAGCGGGCTTCGTCTCGACACAATCGCCGATAATGTGAAGCTGAACCGGTATTACCAAAGCCAGGGGTTCCGCTATATGGGCACCAATGATGTAGGCGGGGGAAGGCTTGTCAATCTGTACGAGGAAATAGAGACTTCAGGCGATCAGGATGCTATTCGGTTGCAGTATTTTGATGCAGCGGACTTCGAATATCTGAAACGCTGGAGCGTCTCGGCGGATTTCCTCAAGCAGTGGGCGGGGCCTTCGCTCCATTTTCCGGTTCAGGATGATGAGCTGAGAAAATATCTCGACGGCACCAACCATCCCGCTGAGTCTGAGGCGATGGTCTATAGCGCCGTGCATATGGCAACGGATACCATAATCGGGCATCTCAGTTTGGCCCGCATTGACCGGGATAACGGTTCGGCCCGAATTACTAGGGTCATACTTGATCCGGAATACCGGGGCAAGGGCTTTGTACGCCGGATGATGGCTGAAGCCATGCGCATCGGCTTTGAATCATTGGAGCTGCACAGGCTGGCGCTCGGCGTCTTTGATTTCAATACCTCCGCGATTCGTGCTTATGAAGCTCTCGGATTCCGCCGGGAAGGCGAGCATCTTGAAGCGGCCCGTTTCAGTGACCGCTACGCGAATTTAATCGAGATGGCTATGCTGGACAGAGAGTGGAACGAAATAAAACACAACATTATGTAA
- a CDS encoding sensor histidine kinase yields MIKKGMRRQIVLHYILVVFLALLLVEVIFLIVIRTYYYDSIYTRITTQISQAEYFYRVTIRDSPISLQELLRSFELKDTELQVLTLKGDMITSSTGFQPDRTITTSDVPEAVGGGIGRWVGRQPGTNENVMAVSKVLQIHGRDAYVLRYVTSVEGVNADLFNVTLISVGVGMAVLAVVAAFSFGLANSIIKPLNNITAVSAQMARGKFNVRIKGDYLYEIGELASTLNYLAEEIVRSNQIKDDFISSISHELRTPLTSIKGWSETLISGGYDPEETKLGMSIISKESDRLIGLVEEILDFSKLHQNEMKLSIGTVGVKELLQEIILNLWAKAEKKSIRLVLEAEEGIYVRGDANRLKQVFLNLTDNAVKFSHEGSSIMLSACRADDEEAEIVVQDSGIGISQDHLNRVKDRFFQVDSLNGGTGLGLAISQQLVELHGGTMEINSELGKGTRVTVHLQLAEPSPAVETVGQESLPMPEENHDQEEGKA; encoded by the coding sequence ATGATCAAGAAGGGGATGCGCAGACAGATTGTTTTACACTACATTCTTGTAGTTTTTTTGGCGCTTCTCCTCGTGGAAGTCATCTTTCTGATCGTAATTCGGACGTATTACTATGACAGCATCTATACCCGGATTACGACACAAATCAGCCAGGCGGAATATTTTTATCGGGTCACTATTAGGGACTCCCCGATTTCCCTGCAGGAGCTGCTGCGCAGCTTCGAACTAAAGGACACGGAGCTTCAAGTGCTTACGCTGAAAGGCGATATGATCACAAGCTCGACGGGCTTTCAGCCTGACCGGACGATTACGACGAGCGATGTGCCGGAAGCGGTCGGCGGCGGAATCGGACGGTGGGTCGGCAGACAGCCGGGAACCAACGAAAACGTTATGGCCGTCTCCAAAGTGCTGCAAATCCACGGCCGCGACGCTTATGTGCTGCGCTATGTGACCTCTGTAGAAGGAGTGAACGCTGATTTATTTAACGTCACTCTTATCTCGGTTGGCGTTGGCATGGCCGTCCTTGCGGTCGTCGCCGCCTTCAGCTTCGGATTGGCCAACTCGATTATCAAGCCGCTGAACAATATTACGGCGGTATCCGCGCAAATGGCCAGAGGCAAATTCAATGTGCGCATCAAGGGAGATTATCTTTACGAGATCGGGGAGCTTGCCTCTACCCTGAATTACTTGGCCGAGGAGATTGTGCGGAGCAACCAGATCAAGGATGATTTTATCTCTTCCATTTCGCATGAACTTAGGACGCCGCTGACCAGCATCAAGGGCTGGAGTGAAACGCTGATCTCCGGCGGCTATGATCCGGAGGAAACAAAGCTTGGCATGAGCATTATTTCCAAGGAGAGCGATCGGCTGATCGGACTCGTCGAGGAGATTCTCGACTTCTCCAAGCTGCATCAGAATGAAATGAAGCTTTCCATCGGCACCGTAGGTGTAAAAGAGCTGTTGCAGGAAATTATTCTAAATCTGTGGGCCAAAGCCGAGAAAAAGAGCATTAGGCTTGTACTGGAAGCTGAAGAAGGCATTTATGTCAGAGGCGACGCCAACCGGCTGAAGCAGGTGTTCCTGAATTTGACGGACAATGCGGTAAAATTCTCGCATGAAGGCTCTAGTATTATGCTTTCTGCGTGCCGTGCTGACGATGAAGAGGCCGAAATTGTGGTTCAGGACAGCGGGATCGGCATCAGCCAGGATCACTTAAACCGGGTAAAGGACCGCTTCTTCCAGGTGGATTCGCTTAATGGCGGCACCGGTCTTGGTCTAGCTATTTCACAGCAGCTGGTGGAGCTTCATGGCGGAACGATGGAAATTAACAGCGAGCTTGGCAAAGGCACTCGGGTTACGGTACACCTGCAGCTTGCGGAGCCGTCTCCGGCAGTGGAGACGGTAGGGCAGGAAAGCCTGCCCATGCCGGAGGAAAATCATGATCAGGAGGAGGGCAAGGCATGA
- a CDS encoding response regulator transcription factor — protein MSKVLILEDEESIRSFIVINLKRNGFEVLEAGDGNEALAKLNAVPDIDIALLDVMVPGIDGFEVCRRIRETNERIGIIFLTAKVQEQDKVYALSVGADDHVSKPFSPTELIARIQSLLRRVNVHREQSAKVSFHSGPFTLDLISKQFKRSGDPIELTPTEFSLVQFFLEKENTPLSRDLLLDHVWGKEYMGDPKIVDVNIRRLRQKIENNPSEPEYLQTVWGHGYKWKGQGQ, from the coding sequence TTGAGTAAGGTGCTTATACTTGAGGATGAAGAATCCATCCGCAGTTTTATTGTCATCAACTTGAAACGCAACGGGTTTGAAGTGCTGGAAGCGGGCGACGGCAATGAAGCTCTCGCCAAGCTGAATGCGGTACCCGATATTGATATCGCGCTGCTTGACGTGATGGTGCCGGGCATTGACGGTTTCGAAGTGTGCAGACGAATCCGCGAGACGAATGAACGGATCGGCATCATTTTTCTGACGGCCAAGGTGCAGGAGCAGGATAAGGTATATGCGCTGTCCGTGGGCGCCGATGATCATGTCAGCAAGCCTTTTAGCCCAACAGAGCTGATCGCCCGCATTCAGTCGCTTCTGCGGAGAGTGAATGTGCACCGGGAGCAGTCCGCGAAGGTGTCTTTTCACTCCGGGCCGTTTACACTCGATCTCATCTCCAAGCAATTCAAGCGCAGCGGGGACCCTATTGAACTTACGCCGACCGAATTTTCGCTGGTGCAGTTTTTCCTTGAAAAAGAGAATACACCGCTGAGCCGGGATCTTCTGCTCGATCATGTGTGGGGCAAGGAGTACATGGGCGACCCGAAGATCGTAGACGTCAACATCCGCCGGCTGCGTCAAAAAATCGAAAACAACCCATCGGAGCCCGAATATTTGCAGACGGTATGGGGGCACGGTTATAAGTGGAAAGGTCAAGGACAATGA
- a CDS encoding phosphonate ABC transporter ATP-binding protein, giving the protein MIIVEHLAKTLGPEQTPVLRDIGFRMESGELIGLLGASGSGKTTLLRCLALRDKWDKGNFRVDGTDILKGGLGGRTKIRREWAFLEQNAQLNPTRTALKNVLIGQSAQTPLWRRLSGMVRSDDYMGAMDELERIGLLDKAKMQTGQLSGGERQRVAIARALVHGAKVILADEPVTGLDPKSAQNIMETLRELCKENGLTVIAVMPLELAERYATRLWVLDNGIIKHDVTGRRLTSQERAGLL; this is encoded by the coding sequence ATGATTATCGTGGAGCATTTAGCCAAGACGCTCGGACCGGAACAGACTCCGGTACTAAGAGACATAGGCTTTCGAATGGAATCCGGAGAACTGATCGGACTGCTCGGCGCAAGCGGGAGCGGCAAAACGACGCTGCTGCGGTGCTTGGCGCTGCGCGACAAGTGGGATAAAGGAAATTTCCGGGTGGACGGCACCGATATTCTTAAGGGCGGCCTTGGCGGGAGGACGAAAATCCGCCGCGAATGGGCATTCCTGGAGCAGAACGCCCAGCTGAATCCGACCCGCACCGCTTTAAAGAACGTGCTGATTGGCCAATCAGCCCAGACCCCTCTATGGCGGAGGTTGTCGGGAATGGTCCGCTCCGACGATTACATGGGAGCGATGGATGAACTGGAGCGGATCGGCCTGCTGGACAAGGCCAAGATGCAGACAGGCCAGCTCAGCGGCGGCGAGCGCCAGCGCGTTGCCATCGCCCGGGCGCTCGTCCACGGAGCCAAGGTCATTCTGGCCGATGAGCCGGTGACGGGGCTTGACCCGAAATCGGCGCAGAACATTATGGAGACGTTGCGGGAACTGTGCAAGGAGAACGGCCTTACGGTTATCGCCGTCATGCCGCTTGAGCTTGCCGAGCGCTACGCTACGCGCCTTTGGGTGCTGGACAACGGAATTATCAAGCATGATGTTACCGGCCGCCGTCTTACCTCACAGGAGCGTGCCGGATTGTTATAG
- a CDS encoding ArsR/SmtB family transcription factor: protein MDYELKIDVSPVYELVDSFMLYVTRKWISNLDIGPEWVRDIDGRIPPQKVSALLQAAEWPFEDYDVLYCWAYTHGPSAKVQLFLEDMESATVEEWFELAAPYVPGFTLEECRRIKDGYGPLLRLWHEQYFRHVEPKMLPLLIEDASEKKLLQSKMEPGALIEYASGGIVIEDIPELETIVLLPTVHHRPINTYCFYKKLMLVQYPVDVPVDNEDEPPTLLLRMTKALSDPVRLRLLRYLANEPKSLWEMQSDLGQSGDILMHHLMMLRVAGLLRVHLREEQNERFSIRLDGASELQMFLESYIRV, encoded by the coding sequence ATGGACTATGAATTGAAAATTGACGTGTCGCCCGTATATGAACTGGTGGACAGTTTCATGCTATATGTAACGCGAAAATGGATTTCCAATCTGGATATCGGACCCGAGTGGGTGCGCGACATCGACGGGCGGATTCCCCCTCAAAAAGTGTCAGCGCTGCTGCAGGCCGCCGAATGGCCGTTCGAGGACTACGACGTTCTTTACTGCTGGGCTTACACCCACGGACCGTCTGCCAAAGTGCAGCTTTTCCTTGAAGATATGGAGTCCGCTACCGTGGAGGAGTGGTTTGAACTCGCGGCCCCCTACGTTCCCGGGTTCACGCTTGAAGAGTGCCGCCGAATCAAAGATGGCTACGGACCGCTGCTGCGGCTCTGGCATGAGCAGTACTTCCGGCATGTTGAGCCCAAGATGCTTCCTCTGCTTATAGAAGATGCTTCCGAGAAAAAGCTGCTGCAGAGCAAGATGGAACCCGGAGCGCTGATCGAGTATGCCTCGGGCGGAATTGTGATCGAGGATATCCCCGAGCTGGAGACGATCGTGCTTCTGCCGACGGTGCATCACCGGCCGATCAACACGTACTGTTTTTATAAAAAGCTAATGCTTGTACAGTATCCCGTTGACGTCCCGGTAGACAATGAAGATGAGCCGCCCACCCTGCTCCTGCGGATGACCAAAGCGTTGTCTGATCCGGTGCGGCTTCGCCTGCTCCGCTATCTCGCCAACGAGCCGAAGTCGCTATGGGAAATGCAATCCGACCTCGGCCAGTCGGGCGATATTCTGATGCATCATCTGATGATGCTGCGGGTGGCCGGACTTCTGCGCGTCCATCTGCGGGAGGAGCAGAACGAACGGTTCAGCATCCGTCTCGACGGCGCGTCGGAACTTCAGATGTTCCTTGAATCGTATATTCGAGTATAA
- a CDS encoding HAD family hydrolase, which produces MKYLTQQVIFDLDDTLVHCNKYFDLILGQYFEMMSDWFGDEGVTIEELRRKQVEIDVETVNMKGLASDNFPKSLIATYRYFCAKYNRPADRFQEEQLMKLGLSVYDQEIEAYPGMVETLDNLKHDGHQLHLYTGGDHSVQRRKIEQMKLDLYFEDRIYIRQHKNVESLETILRSRPFNRKRTWMIGNSLRTDVLPAITAGVKSVYLKQQNEWLYNMIELQHEMQQSLITISSIHEVVPVIRGAAVRRNTSHG; this is translated from the coding sequence ATGAAATATTTGACTCAACAGGTAATCTTCGACCTGGACGATACTTTGGTCCACTGCAACAAATATTTTGACCTCATTCTGGGGCAGTATTTCGAGATGATGAGTGACTGGTTCGGGGATGAAGGGGTTACAATCGAAGAGCTCCGCCGCAAGCAGGTGGAGATTGACGTCGAGACGGTCAATATGAAAGGACTCGCAAGTGATAACTTTCCGAAGTCGCTGATCGCCACCTACCGCTATTTTTGCGCAAAATATAACCGGCCGGCCGATCGTTTCCAGGAAGAACAGCTGATGAAGCTCGGTCTCAGCGTATACGACCAGGAGATCGAAGCCTATCCCGGCATGGTTGAAACACTCGACAACCTGAAGCATGACGGCCATCAATTGCACTTGTATACGGGAGGAGACCATTCGGTACAACGGCGCAAGATCGAACAGATGAAGCTGGACCTCTACTTTGAAGACCGCATTTATATCCGTCAGCATAAAAATGTGGAATCGCTGGAAACAATTTTGCGCAGCCGTCCCTTTAACCGGAAACGTACCTGGATGATTGGCAATTCTCTTCGCACCGATGTGCTCCCGGCGATTACCGCCGGTGTCAAGAGCGTCTATCTGAAGCAGCAGAACGAATGGCTGTACAATATGATCGAGCTGCAGCATGAGATGCAGCAGTCGCTAATTACGATTTCTTCCATCCATGAAGTGGTGCCTGTCATCCGCGGAGCCGCTGTACGCCGGAACACAAGCCACGGCTGA